A portion of the Leptospira mtsangambouensis genome contains these proteins:
- a CDS encoding helix-turn-helix domain-containing protein, which produces MKVWNPNLSPKEKSLVQTVFVFESNHGEKHKLPFYADGFPGIVFFHSEKPVTVFVGSESKVMDPVFVYGQTIDPIQIEIEGPFFFVMVQLLPAVVETALGIPVLELTNSCWTIPKFEWDFEPNFSLAIKEFSSSLATQALLNFILEKGKMFRPDPVLYVCIEEILEKKGNCEIGKLSKKLGLSERTLQRRFQNYVGLTPKQFSTIIRFQSSLNEINTDNKFSLTDIAYVSGYSDQSHFIRQFKSFTKQKPFQFREKI; this is translated from the coding sequence ATGAAAGTTTGGAACCCTAACTTAAGTCCGAAGGAAAAATCTCTCGTCCAAACTGTATTTGTATTTGAATCCAATCATGGAGAGAAACATAAACTTCCTTTTTATGCAGATGGATTTCCTGGAATTGTATTTTTTCATTCCGAAAAACCTGTGACGGTTTTTGTTGGATCGGAATCCAAAGTAATGGATCCAGTATTTGTTTATGGGCAGACCATTGATCCCATACAAATTGAGATTGAAGGTCCTTTTTTCTTTGTGATGGTCCAACTCCTCCCTGCAGTGGTCGAAACAGCTTTGGGCATTCCTGTTCTTGAGCTAACCAATTCTTGTTGGACAATCCCTAAGTTTGAGTGGGACTTTGAACCTAATTTTAGTTTGGCGATTAAAGAGTTTTCTTCTTCTTTGGCAACCCAGGCATTACTGAATTTTATTCTCGAAAAAGGAAAGATGTTTCGGCCAGATCCGGTTTTGTATGTTTGTATCGAAGAAATTTTAGAGAAAAAAGGGAACTGTGAAATCGGGAAGTTATCCAAAAAACTTGGGCTTTCTGAAAGAACACTGCAAAGGCGATTCCAAAACTATGTAGGTCTTACCCCAAAACAGTTCTCAACCATCATTCGGTTTCAATCTAGTTTAAATGAAATAAATACAGATAATAAATTTAGTTTAACCGATATAGCGTATGTTAGTGGATATTCGGACCAATCTCATTTTATCCGCCAATTTAAATCCTTTACCAAACAAAAACCATTTCAATTCAGAGAAAAAATCTAA
- a CDS encoding cellulase family glycosylhydrolase: MKPNRKLKTLGSALTRFFLLSTLACAPAKDSESNILALLSSGGDRQPGNTENHSLGLAKATTTLISPHSLDYSLTSQEREILISEKTNNQFTDQIFVDGLGREVSFRGFNISGNMKLAQHGFKPFANESDAEIAFTRLGKTTGSNIIRYTIAWEGVHPAVDTIDYNYLDAVINQIKKATAKRMYILLDYHQDLFSRHLFNKNSWHTGNGAPAWITKGGSYPTEYCGFICASWSQNNLTNEAVRRAFRNFWNNAPLSTNSGTKNMQTEFLWQIEKTSAYLKEKLSAEEFSYVLGLDPFNEPVDGGMEGFTPAQWDNQKLWPFYKKIRAILNQNGWENKWVFAEPLVFWNTNIGSAIAPATGGGHLLSPPGPGFVFNSHFYDAGRMGTDLTGIDNATYFKYLDEIRKESRFLKIPAFLSEFGMWLKGTGAKDTPRMISAVYQAMEISDGNQSSKSRFADFYNPIVSGTQWHWDYYYNNHAEYMNGNPNKLVTTKDAWNEEDFSVVGNYGTSFNLNNHTIERGYLRKSQGRIISSHYNTVGYDTWNNVFSWAAIKPGDLEPKYFVGKRFQFVIWKGRFSDAPTEIYLPSHFDPTKAILVSEKKIYNQSLPTSPNQEINEAIITPDRNREVGSGNILHVWDDLDLDENPNSSYHYVLIVDGGSTSYSLQTLMEIQSKLNKRVLLEQKSPIYLTGKMTYGGYPAESSN, encoded by the coding sequence ATGAAACCAAACCGGAAACTAAAAACCCTAGGCTCTGCCCTTACCCGCTTTTTTTTACTCAGCACTCTTGCCTGTGCTCCGGCAAAAGATTCCGAGTCAAACATTCTCGCCTTACTATCATCAGGTGGAGATAGGCAACCGGGAAACACGGAAAACCATTCCTTGGGATTAGCAAAGGCAACCACAACTTTAATTTCTCCACATAGTTTGGATTATAGTCTTACATCCCAGGAGAGGGAAATTCTGATTTCGGAAAAAACAAACAACCAGTTCACAGACCAAATTTTTGTGGATGGACTTGGACGTGAGGTCAGTTTCCGAGGCTTTAATATTTCGGGGAATATGAAACTAGCACAACATGGATTCAAACCTTTTGCCAATGAATCTGACGCTGAGATTGCATTTACCAGGCTCGGAAAAACCACAGGTTCAAATATCATTCGTTATACGATCGCTTGGGAAGGAGTCCATCCTGCTGTGGACACAATCGATTATAATTATTTAGATGCTGTCATAAACCAAATCAAAAAAGCAACTGCCAAACGAATGTATATCCTTCTCGACTACCACCAGGATTTATTTTCTCGCCATCTCTTTAATAAAAACTCATGGCATACTGGTAACGGCGCACCGGCTTGGATCACAAAAGGTGGAAGTTATCCCACCGAATACTGCGGATTTATTTGTGCCAGTTGGAGCCAAAACAATTTAACAAATGAAGCAGTGCGGCGAGCCTTTCGTAATTTTTGGAACAATGCCCCTCTCTCCACAAATTCCGGAACAAAAAATATGCAGACAGAGTTTCTATGGCAAATCGAAAAAACATCAGCCTATCTCAAAGAAAAACTAAGTGCAGAAGAATTTTCTTACGTACTCGGACTTGATCCATTTAATGAACCAGTGGACGGGGGAATGGAAGGATTCACACCTGCCCAGTGGGACAACCAAAAGTTATGGCCATTTTACAAGAAAATCCGAGCCATTTTAAATCAAAATGGTTGGGAAAACAAATGGGTATTTGCAGAACCACTTGTTTTTTGGAATACAAACATTGGTTCGGCGATTGCACCCGCAACAGGAGGTGGTCATTTACTTTCACCACCAGGCCCTGGATTTGTTTTTAACTCTCACTTCTATGATGCTGGTCGTATGGGAACAGATCTGACAGGAATTGATAACGCAACGTATTTCAAATATTTAGATGAAATCAGAAAGGAATCTAGGTTTTTAAAAATTCCCGCGTTTCTCAGTGAATTTGGAATGTGGCTCAAGGGCACAGGTGCAAAAGACACACCAAGAATGATCAGTGCTGTTTACCAAGCGATGGAAATTTCAGATGGGAACCAAAGTTCTAAATCTAGATTCGCCGATTTTTACAATCCAATTGTATCGGGAACCCAGTGGCACTGGGATTATTATTACAACAACCATGCAGAATATATGAATGGAAATCCGAATAAACTTGTTACCACAAAAGATGCATGGAATGAAGAAGATTTCTCTGTGGTAGGAAATTATGGAACTAGTTTCAACTTAAATAACCATACCATCGAACGCGGTTATCTACGTAAGTCACAAGGCCGGATCATCAGTAGTCACTATAACACGGTTGGATATGATACCTGGAACAATGTATTTTCATGGGCCGCAATCAAACCTGGAGATTTGGAACCAAAATACTTTGTAGGGAAACGATTTCAGTTTGTTATTTGGAAAGGAAGGTTTTCGGATGCACCCACAGAGATTTATCTTCCTTCTCATTTTGATCCGACAAAGGCAATCTTAGTTTCCGAAAAAAAAATCTATAACCAATCATTACCAACAAGCCCTAACCAAGAAATCAATGAAGCCATCATCACTCCCGATCGAAATCGAGAGGTTGGTTCGGGAAATATTTTACATGTATGGGATGATTTGGACTTAGATGAAAATCCAAACTCTTCTTACCATTATGTTTTAATTGTAGATGGGGGAAGCACGTCGTATTCCTTACAAACACTGATGGAGATCCAATCCAAACTCAACAAGCGGGTTCTCTTAGAACAAAAAAGTCCGATCTATTTAACTGGAAAGATGACATACGGCGGATACCCCGCCGAATCATCAAATTAA
- a CDS encoding TetR/AcrR family transcriptional regulator — MDKLVDASLSPDLASRPFKFTSKQGRNRRTQLLTIALEFLREKSPEEISFADICKEAKIPRPSAYHFFPNVEAIFHGIRLLHSESLIEKSLLLKRESFDSWKTYIERSIDVAVEVTNKERAFPRLIYGYRMSNPEMRQVGQELDAKLANLAKLGLMDRFELPELEQTDQIFGVAFSIADSLLKHSYRTYGDFTTWMVSETKKATISYLKNYLPEVCKPK; from the coding sequence ATGGATAAATTGGTAGACGCATCCTTATCCCCAGACCTTGCTTCCAGGCCCTTCAAGTTCACAAGCAAACAGGGAAGAAACAGACGCACACAATTGTTAACAATTGCCTTGGAATTCCTTCGGGAAAAATCTCCAGAAGAGATTAGTTTTGCAGACATTTGCAAAGAAGCCAAAATCCCGAGGCCATCTGCTTATCATTTTTTCCCCAACGTGGAAGCCATTTTCCATGGCATTCGGTTGTTGCATTCAGAAAGCCTTATCGAAAAATCTTTGTTATTAAAAAGAGAATCCTTTGATTCCTGGAAAACATATATTGAAAGATCGATCGATGTTGCGGTAGAAGTAACCAATAAAGAAAGGGCTTTCCCACGATTGATTTATGGGTATCGAATGAGTAACCCTGAGATGCGCCAAGTGGGCCAGGAATTGGATGCAAAGTTAGCAAACCTTGCCAAACTCGGGCTTATGGACAGGTTTGAATTGCCTGAATTAGAACAGACAGACCAAATCTTCGGAGTTGCTTTTTCGATTGCTGATTCACTCTTAAAACATTCATACAGAACCTATGGTGACTTCACAACTTGGATGGTGAGTGAAACTAAAAAAGCAACAATTTCCTATTTAAAAAACTATTTACCGGAAGTTTGTAAACCAAAGTAA
- a CDS encoding neutral/alkaline ceramidase, with product MNSKRESRVRLGFTMICSFLVLHCSDQKPSPSPILGLVSAGASESSQSDLVSSSGVNRAVAPNLGSSPYLVGAGMYDITGPAAEVGMMGFAESAQKTEGIYMRLWSRAYIIGDASKRVVFVSADLGMIFQSIKQAVSKKIALDSELSPYYNEANVLLSATHTHSGPGGYSHYFLYNATTAGFIKENYDVIVDGIYRSIKLAHQNLVPGNVYINQGNLTDASKNRSAVAYDKNPVSERNFYGSNVDHTMTLLKLVAADGRELGMVNWFAVHPTNVGPTNKLIGGDNKGLASYLFEKSKSANYSATQTFVAAFAQSNAGDVTPNLWGPADGVNDYARQKIIAEKQLNKAQSLYSSANTQLTGSVDFRHTYVNFSNLYISSLGTTTCPAGMGASFSAGSVEDNAVSVDFFDEGTTVDSLDWNTNTADAFKASFLGGFLGVLWPTSVSEAYKLCHAEKPVLIPTGVASFDGNPWTPPVIPMQIIKIGNLAILAIPAEVSTMAGRRLRSLVKNVLENEYTVVAGLSNSYTSYLTTREEYSSQQYEGASTQFGPNTLLGYEQEFGKLASAMRNGSTSPAGPIPPDLTNYQATFQTGVVFDDVPLFKSFGTVFTQPSASYSSGATVNAVFWGAHPKNNMLIGSSFVDVEKQNGSTWSVVARDYDPSTTYRWQRDGVAYSKINVSWNTTSFPAGTYRLRHRGHWKSGWTGAISAYQGVTNNFTVQ from the coding sequence ATGAATTCCAAAAGAGAATCCCGAGTGCGCTTGGGTTTTACCATGATTTGCAGTTTTCTGGTTTTGCATTGTTCCGACCAGAAACCGTCCCCATCCCCCATTCTTGGGCTTGTCAGCGCAGGTGCGAGTGAGAGTTCTCAATCGGATTTGGTGAGTTCGTCTGGTGTGAACCGGGCAGTGGCACCAAATCTAGGTTCATCGCCCTATTTAGTCGGTGCAGGAATGTATGACATCACGGGCCCTGCTGCAGAAGTAGGGATGATGGGATTTGCCGAAAGTGCGCAAAAAACAGAAGGGATTTATATGCGACTTTGGTCAAGAGCCTATATCATTGGCGATGCTTCCAAACGAGTGGTATTTGTCAGTGCTGATTTGGGTATGATCTTTCAATCGATCAAACAAGCAGTGAGTAAAAAAATTGCCTTGGATTCAGAACTTTCTCCTTATTACAATGAAGCCAATGTTTTGCTTTCTGCAACTCATACGCATAGTGGTCCTGGTGGTTACTCCCATTATTTTTTATACAATGCAACCACAGCAGGTTTTATCAAAGAAAACTATGACGTAATTGTAGATGGAATTTATCGTTCTATCAAATTAGCTCACCAAAATCTAGTTCCTGGGAATGTCTATATCAACCAAGGAAACCTAACCGATGCTAGTAAAAATCGTTCCGCCGTTGCTTACGATAAAAATCCAGTTAGTGAAAGGAACTTTTATGGATCGAACGTAGACCATACAATGACTTTGTTGAAACTAGTAGCGGCAGATGGTAGAGAACTAGGAATGGTCAACTGGTTTGCTGTACACCCAACCAATGTTGGTCCAACTAACAAGTTGATTGGCGGTGATAATAAGGGACTTGCTTCTTATTTATTTGAAAAGTCAAAAAGTGCAAACTATTCTGCAACCCAAACCTTCGTGGCAGCTTTTGCTCAATCGAATGCTGGTGATGTAACTCCAAACCTATGGGGACCTGCTGATGGAGTGAATGATTATGCACGTCAAAAGATTATTGCAGAAAAACAATTAAACAAAGCACAATCATTGTATTCTTCTGCCAACACCCAGTTGACTGGTTCTGTTGACTTTAGACATACGTATGTTAACTTTTCAAACCTTTATATCAGCAGTTTGGGAACCACTACTTGCCCTGCGGGAATGGGTGCTTCATTTTCTGCCGGGAGTGTGGAAGATAATGCGGTCTCTGTAGACTTTTTTGATGAAGGAACCACGGTGGATTCCCTTGATTGGAATACAAATACTGCGGACGCATTTAAAGCAAGTTTCCTCGGCGGATTCCTTGGTGTTCTTTGGCCCACTTCCGTGAGCGAAGCATATAAACTTTGTCATGCAGAAAAACCTGTCCTCATTCCTACAGGTGTGGCAAGTTTTGATGGCAATCCTTGGACTCCACCAGTGATTCCGATGCAGATCATAAAAATTGGAAACCTGGCGATTCTTGCCATTCCTGCCGAAGTGTCCACTATGGCTGGCAGAAGGCTTCGTTCTCTCGTAAAAAATGTTTTGGAAAACGAATACACAGTCGTAGCAGGACTATCCAATTCTTATACTTCGTATCTGACAACAAGAGAAGAATACTCTTCACAACAATATGAAGGAGCTTCCACTCAATTTGGACCGAACACTTTACTCGGTTATGAACAAGAATTCGGAAAGCTAGCAAGCGCTATGCGAAATGGGTCAACTTCTCCTGCAGGCCCCATCCCACCGGACCTCACCAATTACCAGGCAACTTTCCAAACTGGCGTTGTATTTGATGATGTTCCCCTCTTTAAAAGTTTCGGAACGGTATTTACCCAACCTTCAGCATCATACAGCAGTGGTGCCACTGTGAATGCTGTCTTCTGGGGAGCTCATCCGAAAAATAACATGCTCATCGGAAGTAGCTTTGTGGATGTGGAAAAACAAAACGGATCGACATGGTCAGTGGTAGCAAGGGATTACGATCCATCCACAACATACCGATGGCAACGAGATGGGGTTGCCTATTCCAAAATTAATGTTTCTTGGAATACAACCTCCTTTCCTGCAGGAACCTACCGACTCAGACATCGGGGCCATTGGAAATCTGGTTGGACTGGAGCGATCAGTGCATACCAAGGGGTCACAAACAATTTCACAGTGCAGTAA
- a CDS encoding NAD(P)H-binding protein: MKPKTLIIGSSGKTGSRILSKLKQADYPVRLGSRKAEPSFDWENPENWEETLQGIDQVYISFQPDLAVPSSLKAIQSFVQVCQKNKVKRLVLLSGRGEPEAKACEQVVQNSGLEWTILRSSWFLQNFSEGMFLEPILEGKVLFPKVAAKEPFVDLDDLSELAFASLVTDKHKNKLYELTGPELVSFKDVFKTIAEVTNQTIEFEELPLDDYLLTLKEFGLPEDVLWLIDYLFRTVLDGRNESVVSDLELALGRKPKDFQTYAKETAKSGIWKMPERVS; the protein is encoded by the coding sequence ATGAAACCAAAAACACTTATCATTGGATCCAGTGGAAAAACTGGATCACGAATCCTATCAAAACTCAAACAAGCGGATTATCCAGTTCGGTTGGGATCAAGAAAGGCGGAACCATCCTTTGATTGGGAAAATCCAGAAAACTGGGAAGAGACCCTCCAAGGAATCGATCAGGTTTACATTAGTTTCCAACCAGATTTGGCAGTGCCATCTTCTTTGAAGGCGATCCAATCTTTTGTGCAAGTTTGTCAAAAAAACAAAGTGAAACGTCTTGTTTTGTTATCAGGTAGAGGGGAACCTGAAGCAAAAGCTTGCGAACAAGTTGTACAAAACTCAGGTTTAGAATGGACCATCCTTCGGTCGAGTTGGTTCTTACAAAATTTTAGCGAAGGGATGTTTCTCGAACCAATTTTGGAAGGTAAAGTTTTATTTCCTAAGGTAGCAGCCAAAGAACCCTTTGTGGATTTGGATGATCTAAGTGAACTTGCCTTTGCCTCTCTTGTCACAGACAAACATAAAAATAAACTCTATGAGCTGACAGGTCCAGAACTAGTAAGTTTTAAAGATGTTTTCAAAACCATAGCAGAAGTCACAAATCAAACGATAGAATTCGAAGAACTTCCATTAGATGATTATTTGTTAACTTTAAAGGAATTTGGACTTCCAGAAGATGTTTTATGGTTAATCGATTATCTGTTTCGGACCGTGCTTGATGGAAGAAATGAATCAGTCGTAAGCGATCTGGAGCTGGCACTAGGCAGAAAACCAAAAGATTTTCAAACCTATGCCAAAGAAACTGCCAAATCTGGAATTTGGAAAATGCCAGAAAGAGTCAGTTAA